GATTGCTTTCATCACGTCACGACAGATTGGGAAGAGCCGGTCAAGGCGAGTGAGCTTGAAGAGGTATTCGACGTTCGGGTCAGCGTTGACAAGCGCGATCTGTCCGCCGACCTGCTGAAGACGTGTCAGAAGCTCGACGAGCACACCAATGCAAGCCGAGTCCATGTACTCGACATTCTGAAGATCGAGCACGACGTGTGTACAGGTACCGGACGGGCCGCGAAGGTTCTCAAGAAGCTCGGCAACGCACGCGGAAGCTTCCGGTCCGGAAAGTGTTCGTGCTGTGAGTGTCGCGACAAGTGTCTCGCCGAGTCTGTCGTAGGTTGCGAGCGAGCGTTCCTCTCCGGTGGAAGTATCTGGTGTTGAGACGCTGCTGGAATACATTTCCTTGAGCGCGCCTGCATCAAACTCGGGCTTTGGAGGCGCAGCGTTCCCGGAATGCGCCTGATGCGCGTCATTATCGTTCTCATGCTTTCGGAAGAGTTTTCCAAACATGGTCTTGTCTCCCTGGCAGCCTCGCCTGTCCTCCGATTCGAAGATCGAATTCAAACGGTGTGCAGGCAAGCGTTCCGGGGATCAGTTATTCTGCGCATCCGGACGAGATGGCGCAATCGGTCTCGGCCGCAAAGGTTGTGCGCGCATCCTGCGTGGATCGGTTGGTGTCGCTGCACTCTGAGCACTGGTGCTGACCGGAGGATCCAGACGCTGCCTGCGAACGGAATCAATCGAGCGGTCGAGGCGCGACAGGATCTCCTTGACGTTCCGGAATGCTTTGTTCTCAGTCCGTTCGTTTACTTCCATGCTGCGCACTCCATTGCTCGCGTTTGTCAGCATACTGATGCGTTGTGGGTTGGTTCTCGGCTGGTCCTCCAACCTGTCAGTGTCACTTCGGTTCGTTTTCAGACCGACTTCTGCGAACTTGCAGGATTGCCGGACGTTTTCGTACATGTTTTTTCATTCCCGGGCAGATGTCCGAGAAACGCCGGGCACGGCGAGCACAATGCCTCTCTCTCATATGGCCCTGCGGGCACACAATAACATCGGTGCTGCCGTCCCGGCGAGCGTCCGTATACACTCAACGTTTGTCCACATGCGATGTGCTTCGTTCCGGCAGTCGCGATGCACACGGAGTCACAGCATGCCCGAGCTTCGGCTCAACGCATTGACCAGGGTTTTTCGCTCGCGCGAAACACCCGCACTGGACGGTGTTTCCTTTGTCGCTCCTGATGGCAAATGCACCGCAGTGCTCGGCCCATCCGGGTGTGGCAAAACAACCCTGCTCCGAATCATTGCAGGGCTCGAAAAGCAAACTTCAGGCTTGTTCGTGTTCAACCCCACGGATCACACAGGACATCATTCCGATCCGGAGCAGCCGTCCAGTGTTCGGTCATTGCCACATACGTACAGGGTTGCAATGGTGTTCCAGACACCCGCACTCTATAAGCATCTGACCGGGAAGAAAAATATCCTGATAGGCGCAAAGCATGCGCGAAACGGGCAGCCGGACATCGAAACACTTGCAAGGTCACTCGACATATCGCATATTCTTGAGGCTAGGCCAGCACATATGTCGGTGGGTGAGCGTCAGCGTGTCGCACTTGCCAAAGCTCTCGCATCAAAGCCCGATCTTTTGCTGCTGGATGAGCCGCTCTCATCGCTTGATCCCCATCGCAAACGTGCAGCTATCCAGCTTGTGCGCACATTGCGTGATGGTGTCGGTCAGCAGTTAAAACTTCCAACAACACTGCTTGTCACCCATGACCAGCACGAAGCAGCGCAACTCGCGCATCACATGATTGTGATGCGCAATGGCAGGGTGCAGCAGGAAGGAGTGCCAGCGCACATCTTCAGCCAACCTGCAACATTGTTTGTTGCAAGGTTCGTGGGTGAACCGCCTATGAATGTGCTGGTTGGTCGCGTAGGAAACGAATCGGGGCACATGGTGTTTTCATGTGATCGTGCTGGAACAGATCCAATCGCTCTTGATCTACCAACGATCAAAGATGTCGCTGCCCAACCAGTCGTCTTATGCGTCAGGCCAAACAGGATTGATATCACACCGCTGGAATCCGGACAACTGTGTGCTGTGGTGCAATCGGCAGCCCATCTTGGTGATCAGATTGAGCTTTGCTGCAAACTGTTGGATATACCTGGGCAAACAATTCCAGATCGTCTCCTCGACGATGTGATCCAGCCCGCTGATCTGGGAACATGGACGGTTTGTCTCAACCCCGGAGTCGATGTTCCTGCGTTGGGATCGCGTGTCGGTCTGGGGTTCAAAGCGGAAGACGGCCATCTTTTCTCATTGACGAATCCCGAGCAGCCGAGACTGGATTGTGCCACGGGTATGTAACATATGTCTCAAAATCACGATTTTATGGTATTTTCATCGTTACCCGTCGTGCATGCACATCGCGGTTCGTCTATGCTGACTTTGTGTCCATTTTCTCCCAAAGAGCACAATATCGAGTCTCTTCTTGCTGCTGGCGTAGATTGGCTGCAGCTGTTGCCACGGGACTGTGGTGTTGCAGCATCTGCGCCGGCCAACAGGAACCCGCCGATCCAGTGCAGGTGCCGGCTGCGCCGGGGCAGCAGCATTTTTCGGCGAAGGTGATCTTTCAGTACGTCAGAATCAATGACGATGTGAAAACAGGTGAGACTGCACGCCAGATTATCGATGAAGTTGATCGGGTTGATCGTGGTGGCGCAGATTTGCTTGTGCTGGAACTTGGTTGCAATGAAATACGCGATGATCTTGCTGCGCTGATAGCACGCAGGATCGACTCGGTATCTGTTCCGATTGTTGCCGTCCTGCGAGATTCACACGACAAACAGTTTGGTGTCAATGCGTTGTTGTTGTCTTTGTGCGCAGATTACGCATGGATCGACGAGAATGCCATGCTGCGTGATGATCTGTCGGTGCATCACCGTGAGCTTGCACCCAAAGAGCTTGATCCGGAATCACTCTCGGCACAGATGATGAACATTGCCTGGACCCGACTTGAAAAGCGAGGCGCCGATCCTGCAGTTGCACAACGGATCTGTGTTCCAGCGGGGACATACTCGCTTGTACGTGCTCCCGATGGTTCGCTTGTCGGGCAGGATGAGCAGTTGTCTGAGAGTGCAACAGCACAGATGATGACAACTCGCCATGAGCAGGTTGTTCAGCATAGCAGCTCACAGAGCGCTTCAGCAGACGATTACCTTGTCACACTCTCGTCGGCACAAGTTGTTGCGCTGCACTTTGCGCGATATGTACCCCGCAGTGACTATTTACTCGAACGCGAGATCCTTGATGCGTTTGGTGCATACGACAGCGATGAT
Above is a genomic segment from Phycisphaeraceae bacterium containing:
- a CDS encoding STAS domain-containing protein translates to MFGKLFRKHENDNDAHQAHSGNAAPPKPEFDAGALKEMYSSSVSTPDTSTGEERSLATYDRLGETLVATLTARTLSGPEASACVAELLENLRGPSGTCTHVVLDLQNVEYMDSACIGVLVELLTRLQQVGGQIALVNADPNVEYLFKLTRLDRLFPICRDVMKAIEVVERAA
- a CDS encoding ABC transporter ATP-binding protein; this encodes MPELRLNALTRVFRSRETPALDGVSFVAPDGKCTAVLGPSGCGKTTLLRIIAGLEKQTSGLFVFNPTDHTGHHSDPEQPSSVRSLPHTYRVAMVFQTPALYKHLTGKKNILIGAKHARNGQPDIETLARSLDISHILEARPAHMSVGERQRVALAKALASKPDLLLLDEPLSSLDPHRKRAAIQLVRTLRDGVGQQLKLPTTLLVTHDQHEAAQLAHHMIVMRNGRVQQEGVPAHIFSQPATLFVARFVGEPPMNVLVGRVGNESGHMVFSCDRAGTDPIALDLPTIKDVAAQPVVLCVRPNRIDITPLESGQLCAVVQSAAHLGDQIELCCKLLDIPGQTIPDRLLDDVIQPADLGTWTVCLNPGVDVPALGSRVGLGFKAEDGHLFSLTNPEQPRLDCATGM